The nucleotide window AGGTAGTGATGTGCGTTGCGAGTGGGGAGGGGTTCAGGAAATCATTTTTGTCAGGAGTGGTTAGTGATAAGCAGCGTGATGGTATACTAGCTGATGGGCTTTCTTACGAAAATTTTATCCAGTTAGATTTGCCACAGATATTCGGCAGTGACGGAGCTCCGGTTATTAATGTTAAAGGTGAAGTTGTGGGCGTTTATTCTGAGGTAAAGATTCATCAAGCGACTAAATCTGGTTTTGCCTATGCTATTCCGAGTAATTTGGTTCGTTTTGTGACAGATTCTATCCTCAATAAAGGTGTAGTAGTGAGAGGAGGAATTGGAGTTCGTGTTCAAGCGATAGATGATCACATTGCTACAGCTTTTGCTTACTCTAGTGTAGAAGGAGCGCTAGTTTCAGATGTTTTTACTGGTGGATCTGCAGATATAGCTGGAGTAGCAGCTGGTGATATGATTGTAAAAGTTGGCGAGATAAAGGTCGATTCAGCCATGCAGTTAAGATTGCAAATTGCCCAAGCACCAGTTGGAAGCATGATGCCTATTGAAATTTTCAGAAGCGGTCAGTTCGTTCCATTAGAGGTATTAATTGAGCAGCGCTTGCCCCCAGCCTGGGTTTCAGGATTAATTCGACCTAAGGCTAGGTATTCAACGGAGCATTCCCAGAAGGAAGAAGTTAATAAAGTCATTTTGCAAGGTCTAAAGGTAGAGGAGCTTACTAGTACACTCATAAAAAAGTATGAATATCCCGCTGACTCTAAGGGATTGATTATTACGGAGGTCATGGAAGAAAGTCCTGCAGAAAAGGCTGGGCTAAAAAAGGGGATGCAAATTTTGTCTGTTAATCATCAGTATGTTCATTCGATTGAGGAATGGGAAACTGTCTTGGAAGATTCAGAGTTTCATGAAACCATCCTGTTATGGATCGAATGGAATACCGAGCGCAAGTACTATATCTTGCATTAACTAGAGCATTTTAGAATTCATTTTAAACATACTGGCAGTGGTTGAAAAAGTTTCTACAATCC belongs to Verrucomicrobiota bacterium and includes:
- a CDS encoding trypsin-like peptidase domain-containing protein; its protein translation is MERLISIVVALVVLVFFVFWVTSEEPLPLVEEPEPVVEEEVLDAVEVPPIEEEKKDETATLKSLFKQEEVVQDPLLNKFNTELADLALKAGQYVVGVIAIRNKDEVIAEHEDIKWLGLDDLPEESCVSGTVLSQEGYIVTTFRAIAGAHTIKVSVARGLMKEAALIGADPYANIAVLKVETEPLVEVPWGDAVSVRRGEVVMCVASGEGFRKSFLSGVVSDKQRDGILADGLSYENFIQLDLPQIFGSDGAPVINVKGEVVGVYSEVKIHQATKSGFAYAIPSNLVRFVTDSILNKGVVVRGGIGVRVQAIDDHIATAFAYSSVEGALVSDVFTGGSADIAGVAAGDMIVKVGEIKVDSAMQLRLQIAQAPVGSMMPIEIFRSGQFVPLEVLIEQRLPPAWVSGLIRPKARYSTEHSQKEEVNKVILQGLKVEELTSTLIKKYEYPADSKGLIITEVMEESPAEKAGLKKGMQILSVNHQYVHSIEEWETVLEDSEFHETILLWIEWNTERKYYILH